The Thermosynechococcus sp. genome has a segment encoding these proteins:
- the murG gene encoding undecaprenyldiphospho-muramoylpentapeptide beta-N-acetylglucosaminyltransferase has translation MLGQRKLLIAASGTGGHLFPALAVAEELPEYEIHWLGVRDRLENQLIAPHYPLHRVNLSGLQSKTPWAKLRPLWQFWGAFWQTRQLLKQGGFQGVFTTGGYIAAPAILAARSLGRVAILHESNALPGKVTRWLAPWCTVVALGTPASLAYLKSKKLNLRITGTPVRQDILNPGPLELPIPKNVPVILVMGGSQGAVAINRLVRATVHRWLEAGAWVVHLTGNNDLDVHTVQHPHYLVFPFFEPMGPLLHRADIAISRAGASALAELTLTATPALLIPYPYAAEDHQTVNAEVLVRAGAAEMIPQSALTSDRLGQIILEWLGQPQKLQVMAENARQLAMSNSSQQVADLIRTLIPAS, from the coding sequence ATGCTTGGGCAAAGGAAACTACTGATTGCAGCCAGTGGCACTGGGGGACATCTGTTTCCGGCACTGGCGGTGGCTGAGGAGTTACCTGAATATGAGATCCATTGGTTGGGGGTGCGCGATCGGCTCGAAAATCAGCTTATTGCACCCCATTACCCCCTACATAGGGTGAACTTGAGTGGACTACAGAGCAAAACACCCTGGGCTAAGTTGCGCCCCCTCTGGCAATTTTGGGGGGCCTTTTGGCAAACCCGTCAGCTACTCAAGCAGGGAGGCTTTCAGGGGGTGTTTACCACAGGGGGATACATTGCTGCCCCTGCCATTCTAGCCGCCCGCAGCTTGGGACGCGTGGCCATCCTCCATGAATCCAACGCCCTACCGGGCAAAGTCACCCGCTGGCTGGCTCCTTGGTGTACGGTAGTAGCCCTGGGCACCCCCGCCAGCTTGGCTTACCTTAAGTCTAAGAAGCTCAATCTCCGCATCACCGGCACACCGGTTCGCCAAGATATTCTCAACCCCGGCCCCCTCGAGTTACCGATTCCTAAGAATGTCCCCGTGATTCTCGTGATGGGGGGCAGCCAGGGGGCAGTGGCCATCAATCGCCTTGTACGGGCAACTGTTCACCGCTGGCTCGAGGCCGGGGCTTGGGTCGTGCATCTCACGGGCAACAATGATCTCGATGTTCACACTGTTCAGCATCCCCACTACCTCGTCTTTCCCTTTTTTGAACCCATGGGACCTTTACTCCATCGCGCTGATATTGCGATTAGCCGAGCTGGCGCCAGTGCCTTAGCAGAACTCACGCTGACGGCAACCCCAGCTCTGTTAATTCCCTATCCCTATGCCGCTGAGGATCACCAAACGGTGAATGCCGAAGTCTTGGTTAGGGCCGGAGCGGCTGAGATGATTCCCCAATCGGCATTGACGAGCGATCGCCTTGGACAGATCATTTTAGAATGGCTAGGGCAGCCGCAAAAATTACAAGTCATGGCCGAGAATGCCCGCCAATTGGCGATGTCCAACAGCAGTCAGCAAGTTGCTGATCTCATTCGTACGCTGATTCCCGCCTCCTAG
- a CDS encoding low molecular weight protein-tyrosine-phosphatase — translation MPIRLLFVCLGNICRSPAAEGMMKDLVKKAGLEHEIQCDSAGTSNFHVGDPPDARMVMTARQRGLHLNHRARQFHAADFEEFDLILAMDRENYYDIFRLDPAGQYRDKVRLICDFCRHHDAKEVPDPYYGGRQGFEKVLDLLTDACEGLLEYLKANYPQLQEQH, via the coding sequence ATGCCCATTCGTCTTCTTTTTGTTTGCCTTGGTAATATCTGTCGCTCCCCGGCGGCCGAAGGGATGATGAAGGATTTGGTCAAAAAGGCAGGTTTAGAGCATGAGATTCAGTGCGATTCCGCTGGCACCAGCAACTTCCACGTGGGCGATCCACCGGATGCCCGAATGGTCATGACGGCACGGCAACGGGGCCTGCACCTCAACCATCGCGCCCGGCAATTTCATGCTGCCGACTTTGAGGAATTTGATCTGATTTTGGCGATGGATCGGGAAAATTACTACGATATTTTCCGCCTTGATCCCGCGGGGCAATACCGCGATAAAGTGCGGCTGATATGTGATTTTTGCCGTCACCACGACGCGAAGGAAGTGCCCGACCCCTACTACGGCGGTCGTCAAGGGTTTGAGAAGGTGTTGGATCTGCTCACCGATGCCTGTGAAGGCCTACTGGAGTATCTCAAGGCCAACTATCCCCAACTACAGGAGCAGCATTGA
- the purM gene encoding phosphoribosylformylglycinamidine cyclo-ligase, translating into MDYRSAGVDVAAGRAFVEQIRPLVQRTRRPEVVGRLGGFAGLCQIPQGYRQPLLVSGTDGVGTKLKLAQALDRHDTVGIDLVAMCVNDVLTCGAEPLFFLDYIACGRLAPEMMTAVVAGIAQGCEAAGCALLGGETAEMPGFYAEGVYDLAGFCVGVVEQDQVLDGSQVQVGDVVLGLASSGLHSNGFSLVRKILSDRQLSWQDTPLNSTPLGELCLEPTRIYVQPIRAALSQGIPIHGMAHITGGGLPENLPRCLGEGRSAQLDPQAWPIPPLFHWLGKMGEVSLGELFNTFNMGIGYTVVLPPSAVAAAQTCFAQWGIESWPIGTVVAGTGGVLGLPAA; encoded by the coding sequence ATGGACTATCGCAGTGCCGGTGTCGATGTGGCCGCGGGCCGCGCTTTTGTTGAGCAGATCCGCCCCTTGGTGCAGCGAACGCGACGCCCTGAAGTGGTGGGACGACTGGGGGGGTTTGCCGGTCTGTGTCAAATCCCCCAGGGCTATCGTCAACCCCTTTTGGTCTCAGGAACTGATGGGGTGGGCACCAAGCTAAAACTGGCTCAAGCCCTCGATCGCCACGATACCGTCGGCATTGATCTGGTGGCCATGTGTGTCAACGATGTCCTCACCTGTGGCGCTGAACCCCTGTTTTTCTTGGACTACATTGCCTGTGGCCGCCTGGCACCAGAGATGATGACCGCTGTGGTGGCGGGTATTGCCCAAGGGTGCGAAGCGGCAGGTTGCGCCCTTTTGGGAGGCGAAACCGCTGAAATGCCAGGTTTTTATGCCGAAGGCGTTTATGATCTAGCGGGCTTTTGTGTCGGTGTGGTGGAGCAAGATCAAGTCCTCGATGGTTCCCAGGTGCAGGTGGGCGATGTGGTGCTTGGCTTGGCCAGCTCTGGGTTGCACAGTAATGGCTTTAGTTTGGTGCGCAAAATTCTCAGCGATCGCCAGCTCAGTTGGCAGGACACTCCCCTTAACTCTACTCCCCTTGGCGAATTATGTCTAGAACCCACCCGTATTTACGTTCAGCCCATCCGCGCTGCCCTAAGCCAAGGAATTCCCATCCACGGCATGGCCCATATCACCGGCGGTGGGTTGCCTGAAAATTTACCCCGCTGTTTGGGCGAAGGGCGATCGGCACAACTGGATCCCCAAGCTTGGCCAATTCCGCCTCTGTTTCACTGGCTGGGGAAGATGGGAGAAGTCAGCTTGGGTGAACTCTTTAACACCTTCAATATGGGTATTGGCTACACTGTTGTTTTGCCCCCATCGGCAGTGGCAGCGGCGCAGACGTGCTTTGCTCAGTGGGGGATTGAAAGTTGGCCGATTGGCACCGTTGTTGCGGGCACCGGTGGGGTGTTGGGATTACCTGCGGCCTAA
- a CDS encoding Uma2 family endonuclease has product MVAHLLPLESGDRLTREEFEYRYGRCPHIKKAELINGVVFVASPIRARNHAQPHSNILGWLFHYSIEFSGLTVCDNATVRLDHQNEVQPDVLLRLEESAGGQSRISADDYIEGAPELVIEIASSSAAYDLHDKKDLYCHFGVKEYLVWVVSEQAFYWYHREQGSYVQQQPDREGVLRSQEFAGLWLNLPALLQRDMKSVMLTLQQGLASPECQRLAEVLQRQLQ; this is encoded by the coding sequence ATGGTAGCTCATCTCCTCCCCCTTGAAAGTGGCGATCGCCTAACCCGCGAAGAATTTGAATACCGCTACGGGCGCTGTCCCCACATTAAGAAGGCTGAACTGATTAACGGAGTAGTGTTTGTGGCCTCACCCATTCGGGCTAGAAACCACGCCCAGCCCCACAGCAATATTCTTGGCTGGCTCTTTCACTACAGCATTGAATTCAGTGGCTTGACGGTCTGCGATAACGCAACAGTACGGCTTGATCACCAAAACGAAGTCCAACCCGATGTGCTGTTACGCCTTGAAGAATCAGCGGGGGGACAGTCGCGCATTAGTGCCGATGACTACATCGAAGGGGCACCAGAACTGGTAATTGAAATTGCCTCTAGCAGTGCTGCCTACGATCTCCACGATAAGAAGGACCTCTATTGCCATTTTGGCGTCAAGGAATATCTGGTGTGGGTGGTCTCAGAACAGGCCTTCTACTGGTATCACCGAGAGCAAGGCAGCTATGTTCAGCAGCAGCCCGATCGCGAGGGAGTACTTCGCAGTCAAGAGTTTGCCGGCCTCTGGCTAAATTTGCCTGCCCTTTTGCAAAGGGATATGAAAAGCGTAATGCTGACATTGCAACAGGGCTTAGCTTCCCCTGAATGCCAACGGTTGGCTGAAGTCTTGCAGCGGCAATTACAATAA
- a CDS encoding Uma2 family endonuclease has product MTPLVNVISLESGDRLTREEFEYRYGRSPHIKKAELINGVVFVASPVRYRLHGVPHSQMMVWAGNYCIAIPHLLMADNATVRLDDRNQVQPDIILRLEESAGGQSRISADDYIEGAPELVIEIASSSAAYDLHDKKDLYCHFGVKEYLVWVVSEQAFYWYHREQGSYVQQQPDREGVLRSQEFAGLWLNLPALLQGDMKSVMLTLQQGLARRRNQSFTQE; this is encoded by the coding sequence ATGACCCCATTAGTCAATGTTATTTCCCTTGAAAGTGGCGATCGCCTAACCCGCGAAGAATTTGAATACCGGTACGGGCGCTCTCCCCACATTAAGAAGGCTGAACTGATTAACGGAGTAGTGTTTGTGGCCTCGCCTGTACGCTACCGCCTGCATGGTGTGCCCCATAGTCAAATGATGGTCTGGGCAGGCAATTATTGCATCGCCATACCCCATCTGTTGATGGCTGATAATGCCACAGTCAGACTCGATGACAGGAATCAAGTACAGCCCGACATTATCTTGCGCCTTGAAGAATCAGCGGGGGGACAGTCGCGCATTAGTGCCGATGACTACATCGAAGGGGCACCAGAACTGGTAATTGAAATTGCCTCTAGCAGTGCTGCCTACGATCTCCACGATAAGAAGGACCTCTATTGCCATTTTGGCGTCAAGGAATATCTGGTGTGGGTGGTCTCAGAACAGGCCTTCTACTGGTATCACCGAGAGCAAGGCAGCTATGTTCAGCAGCAGCCCGATCGCGAGGGAGTGCTTCGCAGTCAAGAGTTTGCCGGCCTCTGGCTAAATTTGCCTGCCCTTTTGCAAGGGGATATGAAAAGCGTAATGCTGACATTGCAACAGGGGCTGGCGAGAAGAAGAAATCAATCGTTCACTCAGGAATAG
- a CDS encoding Na(+)/H(+) antiporter subunit B: MIWLYGVAALLLLLKILTIPTIPAIPAIGIVETLVTESAIPNAVTAIILRNRLYDTIFEVVVFTLAIMGAQYLLSNEKPLGHVSRFNDQPSIVLARFGATICSLVCIELALRGHLSPGGGFAAGVAGGTAIGLVAITSAPEWLEHIYRRFHAATWEKISVIVFIVCGASLLMGVALPAGRFGTLLSGGWIPWLNILIALKVALGSWAAVLTFIRYRGLL, from the coding sequence ATGATTTGGCTTTATGGAGTTGCGGCGCTACTGCTGCTGCTTAAAATTTTGACGATTCCCACCATTCCAGCGATACCAGCTATCGGGATTGTTGAGACTCTAGTCACAGAGAGCGCAATTCCCAATGCAGTCACAGCCATCATTTTGCGCAATCGTCTGTACGACACCATTTTTGAAGTGGTGGTCTTCACCCTTGCCATTATGGGGGCACAGTATCTGCTCAGTAATGAAAAACCCCTTGGCCATGTTAGCCGCTTCAATGATCAACCTTCGATTGTTTTAGCAAGATTTGGCGCTACCATTTGCTCCCTTGTGTGTATTGAGTTAGCCTTGCGGGGACACCTGAGTCCGGGGGGTGGATTTGCCGCTGGTGTTGCTGGTGGGACGGCGATCGGTCTTGTGGCCATTACCTCAGCCCCAGAGTGGTTAGAGCACATTTATCGTCGCTTTCATGCCGCCACATGGGAAAAAATCTCCGTGATTGTTTTCATTGTCTGCGGTGCCAGCCTGTTGATGGGGGTGGCATTGCCTGCGGGACGGTTTGGCACACTCCTCAGTGGTGGCTGGATTCCTTGGCTGAATATCCTCATTGCCCTGAAAGTAGCCTTGGGGTCCTGGGCGGCGGTGCTGACCTTTATTCGCTATCGCGGCCTGCTCTAA
- a CDS encoding DUF4040 domain-containing protein: protein MDSWLIAVTALLPLTALMLVFQANPYHALVIRGIIGAVAALLYAILGAADVALTESLVGTMLSIMLYAVAVRSSLVLRLGILASSLSTDSLDHLLKAIRDALAPYHLRVELIIYPTFEQLQIALRDREIHALCAEEKAQLLTMTRVPRLYTILKPHLTTLTELVYYPLPSEEDSAA, encoded by the coding sequence ATGGATAGCTGGCTCATTGCTGTCACTGCCCTCTTGCCCCTAACAGCTCTCATGTTGGTGTTTCAGGCGAATCCCTACCATGCTCTTGTGATTCGCGGCATTATTGGTGCTGTGGCTGCCCTTCTCTATGCCATTCTCGGCGCTGCCGATGTGGCGCTAACTGAATCCCTCGTGGGAACAATGCTCTCAATTATGCTCTATGCGGTTGCAGTCCGCTCTTCCTTGGTGCTGCGATTGGGCATCTTAGCTTCGTCCCTGTCCACCGATAGTTTAGATCACTTATTGAAAGCCATTCGTGACGCCCTTGCCCCCTATCATTTGCGTGTTGAATTAATCATTTATCCCACGTTTGAGCAACTCCAAATAGCGCTCCGCGATCGCGAGATTCACGCTCTTTGTGCTGAGGAGAAGGCACAACTGCTAACAATGACTCGTGTACCGCGCCTCTACACCATCCTCAAGCCCCACCTCACCACTCTCACAGAACTCGTGTATTACCCCTTGCCCAGTGAAGAGGACTCAGCCGCATGA
- a CDS encoding monovalent cation/H(+) antiporter subunit G has translation MLQWISYTCISFGLFLWLWGTWPLLSRRSPLYKLHFLSVSDTLGSMAIMIGVLLRIPREWPLLVLALISLALWNTILSYVLAYCSQGEDTDG, from the coding sequence ATTTTACAGTGGATCAGTTATACCTGTATTAGTTTTGGTCTGTTTCTTTGGCTGTGGGGAACTTGGCCGCTGCTGAGCCGGCGATCGCCCCTCTATAAACTGCATTTTTTGTCAGTCTCCGATACCTTGGGTTCGATGGCGATCATGATCGGGGTGTTGCTGCGCATTCCCCGCGAATGGCCTCTTCTGGTCTTGGCACTGATCTCCCTTGCCCTTTGGAATACCATTCTCAGCTACGTTTTAGCCTACTGTTCCCAAGGAGAGGACACCGATGGATAG
- a CDS encoding Na+/H+ antiporter subunit E: MNYLNFALRLTIWLLLTADFGLVNLVIGILVSLLLPQGRGGGATLRQWLSTLGKVAMAVPRAYLEAIQMIVRPHRHEAILREPVDPTRAPGLIFLDIFTITFTPKTIVLHYDEEGWFEVHQLVERRPEK, from the coding sequence ATGAATTATTTGAACTTTGCCCTGCGCCTGACGATTTGGCTGCTACTGACGGCAGACTTTGGTCTGGTCAATCTGGTGATTGGTATTCTGGTTTCCCTCCTGCTGCCCCAAGGGCGGGGGGGTGGGGCCACACTGCGACAGTGGCTCAGTACCCTAGGAAAAGTGGCGATGGCTGTTCCTCGGGCCTACCTTGAGGCAATCCAAATGATAGTGCGCCCCCATCGCCATGAAGCGATCCTCCGTGAACCCGTTGATCCTACCCGTGCCCCCGGTCTGATTTTTCTGGATATTTTTACGATTACCTTCACCCCCAAGACGATCGTACTGCACTACGACGAGGAGGGCTGGTTTGAAGTGCATCAACTTGTGGAGCGCCGACCCGAAAAATGA
- a CDS encoding cation:proton antiporter, which yields MTELAIAWILLPFVAGLTLYLLPPLARGLTLAIALVSLGVGLGISINQVNTAFVLLDSFGISLSIDPLSGYFIVTNALVILAALFHTWQESHKAFFYVLLCLLHGCANTVFIAADFLSLYVNIEVLGIVVFLLIAYPRRDRSLWIGLRYLMVSNVAMLFYLMGVALVYQTNHTFAFRALMPAPPEAVALILMGLLAKGAIFISGLWLPQTNVVAAPIVAALLAGIVENTGVFSLVRVSLLYSNIADIVRLFAVASIFFGSIFALVADDVRRLLSFSTLGQLGWIVIAPPAAGLYALMHGLAKASLFLSVGELRHHRLSELRQEGLPRPVAIALITAGYGIVGVPFLAGFPAKALTLSYLDPWHQGLLYGAGLLSATIYSKFLFLPRYPSKTPIGYGAATVVLLGGLFLANAGYMEAYSSGMSLVRALLLPLVGCALVALGVSRWESSWRGAWERLEHLLGVMLLLLLGLVGLAL from the coding sequence ATGACGGAGCTGGCGATCGCTTGGATTTTGTTGCCCTTCGTGGCCGGCTTAACCCTTTATCTGCTGCCCCCCTTAGCGCGGGGTCTGACGCTGGCGATCGCCCTTGTTTCCCTCGGTGTCGGCTTAGGGATCAGCATCAACCAAGTCAACACTGCCTTTGTTCTTCTCGATAGCTTTGGCATTTCCCTGAGCATTGACCCCCTTAGTGGCTACTTTATTGTCACCAATGCCCTCGTCATTTTGGCAGCCCTGTTCCATACATGGCAGGAGAGCCACAAGGCGTTCTTTTATGTGCTGCTGTGTCTACTCCACGGTTGTGCCAACACTGTCTTTATTGCAGCGGATTTCCTCAGTCTTTACGTGAATATTGAGGTGCTGGGGATTGTCGTCTTTTTGTTGATTGCCTATCCCCGCCGCGATCGCTCCCTCTGGATTGGCCTGCGCTACCTGATGGTGAGCAATGTGGCCATGCTCTTTTATTTAATGGGGGTAGCTCTGGTTTATCAGACAAACCATACCTTTGCCTTTCGTGCCCTGATGCCAGCACCGCCAGAGGCCGTGGCTCTGATTTTGATGGGATTGTTGGCAAAGGGCGCCATTTTCATTAGTGGGCTTTGGTTGCCCCAAACTAACGTCGTTGCTGCGCCTATTGTTGCTGCTCTCCTAGCCGGTATTGTCGAAAATACTGGGGTTTTTAGCCTTGTTCGCGTCAGTCTGCTTTATAGCAACATTGCCGATATTGTGCGGCTTTTTGCTGTTGCCTCAATCTTTTTTGGCTCAATATTTGCCTTGGTGGCCGATGATGTACGACGGCTGCTCAGCTTTAGTACCCTTGGCCAACTAGGATGGATAGTCATAGCCCCGCCAGCGGCGGGTTTGTATGCCCTCATGCACGGCTTGGCAAAGGCCAGTCTTTTTTTAAGTGTGGGGGAACTGCGCCACCATCGTCTGAGTGAATTACGCCAAGAGGGTTTGCCGCGCCCAGTGGCGATCGCCCTGATTACTGCCGGTTATGGCATTGTCGGTGTGCCCTTCCTGGCTGGCTTCCCCGCTAAGGCCTTGACATTGAGTTACCTTGACCCGTGGCACCAAGGACTGCTCTATGGTGCTGGCTTGTTGTCCGCCACAATTTACAGCAAATTCCTCTTTTTGCCTCGCTATCCTAGCAAGACCCCTATAGGCTATGGCGCCGCCACAGTGGTGCTCCTGGGTGGGCTATTTCTGGCCAATGCGGGGTACATGGAAGCCTACAGTAGTGGCATGAGCTTGGTACGCGCCCTTTTGCTGCCCTTGGTGGGGTGTGCTCTGGTGGCCTTGGGGGTCTCTCGCTGGGAATCGTCTTGGCGAGGGGCCTGGGAACGTCTAGAGCATCTTCTAGGGGTGATGCTGTTGCTGTTACTTGGCTTGGTGGGGTTAGCCCTATGA
- a CDS encoding cation:proton antiporter subunit C: MIFLEASVFVTILVGFLGMIVKKNLLMKIVTMDVMGTGIVALFVVIATHSGLVTPIARGGVFDTAYADPVPQAVILTAIVIGLSIQTLMLVAAMKLARDNPTLETPEIDQKYL, encoded by the coding sequence ATGATTTTCTTAGAAGCAAGTGTTTTTGTCACTATCCTGGTTGGGTTTCTAGGAATGATTGTCAAGAAAAACCTGCTGATGAAGATTGTAACGATGGATGTCATGGGCACTGGAATAGTGGCTTTGTTTGTGGTCATTGCCACCCACAGTGGTCTGGTCACGCCCATTGCCCGTGGAGGTGTCTTTGATACTGCCTATGCGGATCCGGTGCCCCAAGCCGTAATTTTGACCGCCATCGTGATTGGCCTGTCGATTCAAACGCTGATGCTAGTAGCGGCAATGAAGCTGGCGCGGGATAACCCGACTTTAGAAACTCCAGAAATTGATCAAAAGTATTTGTAG